From the Microcoleus sp. FACHB-672 genome, the window GTTTTTCAGCTCTTGCAACAATCGTTCCTGCTCGCCAGCCAACTGTTGCAGGCGTTCTTGGGCCTTCTTGGCCGACGTTATATCATAGAAAACAACAACGCCACCTTTCGCCACACCTGTTTCATCTTTGAGGGGGCTGCCGTTGACTCTCGCCCAAAGACCTTCTGGCGCACCGGCATGACGGATAAACACTTCGCAATTGTCAACAACTTCTCCCCGGATCGCTCTTGCTAGGGGTAAATCAGCATCTGGGTAACGCGTAACTCCATCGGCTAAATACACACCATATTGCTCTGACCATTGGTTCGGGGTAATATCATCGGCCATGCTGCCCCCCAAAATCTTTTCTGCGGCGGGGTTGAATACCAAAAACTTGCCATTTTGATCAGCAACCAAAACGCCATCCCCCATGCTGTTGAGGACAGACTGCAAGATTTGAGTTTGCTGCCGCAGATCCGTCTCGGAACGCGCTAATTCAGCGGCTGTTTGCTGCAATTCGGTTTCTGCTTGTTTGCGTTCGGTGATGTCATCGTGGACACCAACCCACTCTCGAACTCTGCCGTCATGCTCTAGGATTGGCACAGCCCGAACGCTCATATATCTGTATAGACCGTCGTGCCGGCGCACCCGCTGCTCTACTTCATAAACGCTGCGTTTAGTCAAGGCAGCAGACCACTCTTGTGATGTGTGGGGACGATCATCAGGGTGAATAGCGCTCAGCCACCCCCATCCTTTCTGTTCGTTATAAGTTTGGCCGGTGAAAGCAGTCCACTCAGTCTGCTCTGTGATAAATTCACCTTCGGCACTGGTAGACCAAACGATTTGAGAGGTTGCGGCGATTAAAGAGCGATAGCGTTCTTCCTTCTGACGCAGGGCGTCTTCTGCCTGTTTGCTGTCGGTAATATCGCGGGCAATAGCATACAGCAATTGATGTTCGACAGAAGCACCTGTCGTCCAAGACAACCATCGATAGGAGCCATCTTTGCAACGGTAGCGATTTTGAAAAGATAGGCTGTTACTACTGGCAGATAATTTTTCAGCTTCAGCAACGGTTGCTGCATGGTCATCAGGATGGACAAACTCTAGAAAAGGTCGGTCTATCAGTTCCTCTGTGGTATAACCCAATGTCTTTGTCCAACTGGGGTTAAGCCGCTTGAAGTTGCCATCAAAGCCGGCGATGCACAGCAAATCTAGGGAAAGGGTAAAGAAGCGGTCGCGTTCTTCGGTAGAACGGTTTAATTCATTGCTTCGTTCGCTGATACGCGCTTCGAGTTCCTCATTGAGCTTGCGTAGATCCGCTTCAGCCTGCTGGCGTTGATTATCCAGAAATCCCAAGGATCTGGCATTCCACCAAATCAGGCCGGCAAAAACGACGAGATTCAGGATCGCCAGCAAGGAGATAGATACTTCGGTGTCGTAAGACTTGGCGCGATAGCCACTTAAAATCATCCAACCCAAAATCGGTGGAACTGCAATCACTGCCGGCGACAGTTGCCGCGCCATCAATCCGCCGGCATTATTCGCGGTGCCAACGACCATTAATCCCCGATCTGGACGGGCAAATAGGATGCCTAAGCTCAGCAAGATAAAGCCTACAGCGGCGTGCAAGGCCATTTGGGTATAGGAACCAACGCCATACAGGGTTTTGACGTGATAAACGTAACCCAACAACCCCAACAATGCCACCAACAAGCCGATCAGGCTTAGAATTTGCATGGACTGGTAGTAGGCATAGGGTCCGACCAATAGCAGCAACGCCCCTCCCAAGATGACAAAATTGAAGGCTGTATTCGGTGCCATTCGGCCTGGGGCAGAGGTGCCAAAGGTGTCGGTTGAAGCCTTAAATAGAAGTTCGTCAATGCCAAAGTTTCGCCCCAAGCCATACTGGAGCAAGGTTAGCAAACCGATGCCGAGAACAGTGCCGGCTAAAATTTGCCCCCACAGACGCTTAGACTGGTCGGTTGGATGCCGGTGCCATAGCCACAACGCTGTGCCACTCAAAATAAAGCACGCTGCTGCGTTTGCTTTCATCGTGACTAACCCAGGCACTACAGTTTTGAGGGTGGGGATGTTTAACATCCAACCCACAATGACCATACTGCCAATGACAATAACAGCAACACTGGCTTTTCGAGAAAAGGCTTGCAGTGAAGGAATAAGGTTTTGGGTCTGTGTTTCCTGACTTTGCGGATATATCTGTTCCATTTTCTCGCCTCCTTAATGAGTGTTTCTTTAGAGTTTTTAACGCTTTGCCGGCATAAAATCTTAGAAACTGAAGATTTTGTAAACTTATCTAAATTGCCAAATGTTTTAACTGATAACTTAGTTACAAAATGTTTAGGTTAGAGAACACTAAGTTATCTAACGCTTCCCCTTTAACTTTTTAAGGTAAAGAGGTTGTTGCGAGGAATCCACCCTGACTTACACCGCCTTAGCGCTCTAGCCTAGACTTCACACCGTTCACGTTATATTGGCTGTTTTTTAACACAAAAACAATAAATTATCCACTTTTTTTAAAAATAATTTTTTAATTTTGTAATGATATTGTACCCGCTAGCTCGCCTCCTTGATTAAGCTATGCAAGGGAGGGGATATTGATGCCGGCTCATAGCGACTCCTAACACTTGATTCAAAGCCAGCTTTTCTGCGAAGCAATAAGGCAGAGCTTGATCGCTATTAAAAACTCTCATAACTGACTTTAATATTTTTAATGAAGTCACAATAAATTCAATTTTATTTAGTTTATATTTTGGCATTTCTGTCTATTAACATTTGATTTTTATTGAAATGATGGCTAAAAAAGAAATGGTTTTTATTGAGTGACGCTACAGCATAAAATCGTAAACTTAGCCGCTACCCACTCTTAATTTTCTCAAAATTATTGGCGGGAACATCCCCTTTTTGTAAAGTTGTCATGCCGGCATCTTGCCCGCTTATCGTCATCTGTGGGAGCATCTTGCTGCCACTCTAATATTTTGGAAAATGCCAGATGCACCTATTATTGGCAAATTCATCAGCAACTTTTAAAGATGAAGCACGACAGCTTACCAGCGATCAGATTGTGCGATCGCTTCAACATCCAAAATCATCACTAACCGTCCCTCAGAGTCATAAAGACCTTTAAGCAGCGGAGCGAGTTCTTCGCTCACTTCTACTGCTGAAACAATTTCCTCTGTATTCAGCGACAACACCCCTTCTACCTGAGAAACGGCTAATCCCATCCGCATCACTCTTAAGCTTACATCTTGAGGTTCTGGGGCTTCTATGACTAAGATTCGGCTATGAGAATGTTGGGTGTCCACAGGTTCGGCTCCTATCAGGCGACCAAAATCTCCCACTGCCAAGATTTCACCCCGCAAGTTGGTTAATCCTAAGACAAAGGGGAGGGCGTTAGGAATCGGTGAAATCGACTGATCATTCAGGCAAAGCACTTCTCGAACGGTGATTAGCTCAACAGCGAAAAGACTTCCTTCTTGCCCAAAAAGCAGGAACTGCTGTGTAGGGGCAGTGTGGTGAAAACCTGCAGATCCGTTTGGATAAGAGCCGGCAGAAACAGATACATTCATACCGCTTTTAAATTTGCCGCTTTAAATTTTTTCTGATTGCTTGGTTTTGGGTTTCCCATCTTTCGCTCTTCTCACGCCAGACGCCGCACAATGTTAAGCAATTGTTGGGGGTCAAAGGGTTTACCGAGATAGGCATCCGCTCCCAGATCCGTCCCCCAAGTTTGGTCAAGCTCAGTGTTTTTTTGAGTGCAAAACACCACCGGCAAATTTTTCGTTGCTTCATTTTCTCGCAGCTCTCGGATTACTTCAAATCCATTCATCCGAGGCATCACAACGTCTAAAATTACCAAATCCGGTGGAGTTTTTCGGATACTAGCAATCGCTTCCGCTCCATCACCGGCACGAATAACACTCATTCCCGCTTCTTGTAAAATACGGCAAATTAGCTCCAATTCACTTGGAACATCGTCTACGACTAAAACTTTTAACATGGTTCGCTCCTTATTTACCTACTCTCGGTTACAAAGTTTCTACAACCAGAAAAGAGTTATTTTTAGATAACTTCTGCGTTTAGAAAAATTACTATCTGCAATTTTATGAAGTTCATTTCAATATTTTTTTGATTTTTAACCTTCCGCTCTCGCGCAAATTTGTCAAAATCAAAAGGTTAATTGTGAGCAAACATTGAAAAGTTGCTTTTTTATTTTACAATCAAATGAAACCTACCCAGAAAATATTTATATTAAACTTATAAATGCACTTGTTTATAAAAAATATGTGCTGGCAAAGCGAACACAGAACCAGCTCACTAGCGTTTTCCTACTTAGAGCAAGCTCGAAGCGATTCAAAGTCGCTTGAATTAGACATGAAGTGTATTTTAGAAAGTTGGTTTCACATCAGGCGGCACCAAAGCTTCCGTAAATTTTTTAACCACTTGACACAGTTGCTCTGCGTCAAAGGGCTTAGTTAAATACTCTGTCGCGCCGGCAAGACGTCCTTGTACTTTGTCAAACATTCCATCTCGTGCAGTCAACATAATGATCGGCAACTTGTGAAATTGAGGTAAATTCCGCACTGTGCGACAAAGTTCCAAACCATCAATCCCCGGCATGGAAACATCCAGCAACAAAACTGATATTGGCTCGTGGTAAATCAAAGACAGCGCATCCACTGCATTATCTGCCACTAAAACCCGATAATCCTCTTCCAACGCACGTTTGACTAGATTGTGCATCACCGCACTATCATCCACAGCCATAATGGTTGGTTTCGAGTTCCTACTTGTAGACGGCATACATTTCTCTCCTGAGTGTGGATCTATGGGAACCTACCTGAGACGGTTCGGGTAAACGATTGAGGCTGCTGTATTCGCCGGCTTCTTATTTAGGTTTAAGCGCTATACCGCAAGCGATTGCCTCATCTGTTAATATCCGAGTCTATTTTCCTCACCCTCTGCTGTAGACATTTTTATAGTGCCCAATTTTTGGTTAAGGTCACTATTACTTAATGGTTTGTCACTATTAAAGGCATCAGAGCGCTCGTGCCTTGAGCCGGCAGCCCCTAACACAACAACCCACTACTCATTTTAACGATTAAGTTTTCTATCCTTCTGTTTTTAGGATATTTCTCATATTTGTAGAGGTTTGCAACACAGTTGAGGTCAATCCTCCCCTCAAAAGTAATGAGCTGCTTTTTGTACGCTTCCCCTAAAACCTGCAAACCCGAAAACACCAGCAAAGGATGTCAACATTACTCCAAGCCCGCCTCCCAAAAGACGTTCACAGGAAATGTTGACACCCTTTTCTCTCGCCGGCAAGTTAGCGCAGATCGGGCGCTTAATATCTTGCAAGCTCATCCTGAAATTAGTCGGCTCACAGAATTATCTGTAGCACTACCGTCAGTCTTGTCAGTGGTAAAGCAAAAATAGAATGGGGAATAAGGCTGCCTAACAGCCTTCTCTTCGCGAACTTGGGCGTTTCAACGCTGGGATCAATTGAGGGATAAAAATCCCTTTAGCGCGACTAAGCGAGGATAGACTATGACCGAGAGGCCACCCGCAAACGCACCGCCGAGGCCAACAAACCCTCAAACAGCGCCACCCCATCTGTGCCTCCCACCATTGGATCAGATGCCCGCTCTGGATGGGGCATCATTCCGAGCACATTTCCCTTATGATTGCAAATCCCCGCAATATTATTTAAAGAACCATTGCTATTGCCGGCCTTGCTCACCTCACCGCCTGCCGTGCAATAACGGAACAAGATTTGGCCATTATCCTCCAACTGAGCCAGGGTGTCCGCATCAGCATAATACCGGCCCTCACCGTGAGCGATCGGCAACTCAATCACCTCACCCACCGCATAAGCAGATGTCCAAGGGGTGCCGGTGCGCTCTACCTTAACCGGCACCCGATCACAAATAAAATGCAAATCCTGATTCCGAGTCAGCGCCCCTGGCAAAAGTCCTGCCTCCGTCAGCACTTGGAAACCATTGCAAATTCCCAGGACAAACTTACCCTCAGATGCGTGTTTCACAACCTCCCGCATCACCGGCGAAAAGCGAGCGATTGCCCCACACCGCAAATAATCCCCGTAGCTGAAGCCGCCAGGAATCACCACCACATCGATATCAGAAAGATCCGTCTCTTCATGCCAGATCGTGCGCGTCGGTTGCCCAAGAATGCCTTGAGTCACCCAAACCACATCGCGATCACAATTTGAACCCGGAAAAACAACAACCCCAAATTTCATAACCTAATCCGGCTAATGATTACCTGACTTTCCCTATTCCTGAAGGCGTGAGCGAGAAATGCCCCTCACTGTGAAAACCAGAAACTTAAACACTCGTTTCCGCCGGCACCTCGCTCTCAGTTAACTCAAACCGATAATTTTCAATCACCGGATTGGCTAATAACTGATCGCAAATTTGCTCCAACTGCTGGCGTGCCTCATCCTCGTCGGCACACGAGAGCGTCAGCTCAACATACTTACCAATGCGGACTCGCCCCACATTGTCATATCCTAAATGCTTTAAGCCAGACTGCACAGCCACACCAGCCGGGTCTAAGACCGAAGGGCGAAGAGTAACATAGATTTGAGCGTGATAGGTTTGAGTCACAATAAAGCCCTAAATTTTATAGACAAAGCCGATGTCACCATTTCCCTATTTTAAAACCGAGAGCCGTTCAGTTTTATCAATTTTTTTGTGGGTGTTGGCCGGGGCGAATTTACCAAACCCAGCCATACTTGTCAACCCCCTGAGTTAGCCTAGAAAAAGCCACACATTTGACCAGAACAGATAAAGCACCCATTATCATGAAAGCCCCTCGCACCCGCAGTCAGGAACGCATTCTGAACCTGCTCAAGAGCTTAAAACAAGCTGTTTCAGCTCAAGATATTTATGTAGAGCTACGCAACCGCAGCCAAGGCGTGGGGCTAGCCACCGTTTATCGTGCCTTAGAATCCTTAAAACTTGAAGGGGTTGTTCAGGTGCGAACCTTAGCCAACGGCGAATCCCTCTACGGCTGCATGCAGCAAGATCAACACCACCTCACCTGTTTGCAGTGCGGGACATCCATTCCGATTGACGAATGCCCCGTTCATCAGCTCGAAACCCAGCTGCAACAGTCCCACCAGTTCAAAGTTTTTTACCATACCTTAGAATTTTTTGGGCTGTGCGATCAATGTCAGCCGGTTCAAGCCACCGCTTCAGAATTTTGAGGGACTAGGGGCTAAGGAAAAAGGGAACTAGGGAAAAGGGGAAGAATCGTTGGGCATTCTCTATTATTTATTCCCCATGCCCCTAATCCCTCGTTTCTACTTGCTCTCCCATGATCGAGCGAATCCCTTCAAACGTTGCTGGGATACTGCGCGGGTCCATAAACATCACCTTGCTGCTGTTGCTGCTGCCAATCTTAACCCCCATATCTATATAATTCTGAGCGAGTAAGAATTGCAGCGCTTCATCAGTCGTGGGGTCATTTTTAAGGGTTTTAGCAATAATTTGCAGCGCCTCAGATGTGGCTTGCGCCTTCAGCACTTGCTGCTGGCGTTCTGCTTGGGCTTTGAGTATAATCGCCTGCTGCTGAGCTTCTGCATCGAGAACCGCCGCCTTTTTGCGGGCTTGTGCGTCGAGTTCTAGCGCCTCCGCCTTACCTCTAGCGCTGTTTACCGCAGATTCTCGCTCTCCTTCAGACGTCAGAATTGCCGCCCGTTTGCGTCGATCTGCTGACATTTGCAATTCCATCGATTCCTGCACGGTTTTGGAAGGGATAATATCGCGCAGTTCTACCCGCGTCACCTTCACTCCCCAAGGATCAGTGGCAATATCTAAATCCCGCAGCAACAATTCATTGATTTGCGAACGGGCGGTAAAAGTTTGATCGAGTTCGAGTTGCCCCATCTCTGCACGAATTTGAGTCAATACCAAATTCACCATTGCTGACTGAAGATTTTCCACTTTGTAGTAGGCTTTCTCCAAATCCATGATCCGCCAGTAAACGACTGCATCAACCGTGATGGAAACGTTGTCACGGGTAATACACTGTTGCGGTGGGATGTCTAAGACTTTTTCTCGAATTGTTTGCTGGTAAACGATCCGATCCAAAAATGGAGTAATAAAATTAAGACCGGGTTCCAGTTTTTTACCGTTATATTTACCCAAGGTTTCTACCAAGGCTGCATTACCTTGATTGATAATTTTGACCGAGCCGGCAAGTGCAGAACCACCGAGAGCCAAAAATACCATAAGAAATAGCTGTTCCATTTTGAACCTCTTGCATTTGAATTTTGAAACAGGTTACGCCTAGGAATTTAGGAGGTTATGTCGCATCACAGTTAGCGGGTTTCCTGACCGAAAAATTCCCATAGCAGTAGATACAACTTGAATGAGTGTGATTTAGGAATGCAGCAGATGTTCTGGCACTACAATCAGGGTGTTGCCTTCACGCCTGACTACCAGAACTTTTTGGTTCGGCGCAATTGCCATCTGGTAATCCTCACACCGGGCACGCCAAGAATTTCCTTCATAAATCACTCGACCGGCCTGTCCAGGTAAAATCTCTGTCAGAGTTTCCGCTTCCTTCGCATCCTCAATCGTCGGCACCTTGCGGTTGGGCAGCAGCCGTCTGGACAGAACAGTTAGAACCAGAGAAAGTACCATCCATAGCCCGATCTGCAAGCTCATATTCAACCCAGTCAAGGAGACAAGCGCGACGGCAAAGGCGCTCAGTCCCATTGTAAATTCCACAAAGGCGGTGGGCAAAAATAGCTCCATCAAGCAAAGAACCGCCCCTGCCACTAACCAGAGTATTGTTGAGGTCAATAACATAGATAAAACCGCTGGAGGTGATGCTGTTGCTGCCACCTGTGGAATTAACCAAATCACACTCAAACCCATTGACAGACCGGCCTCCCCACAGTGGGTAATGATCAAGGCTGATTTGACGGGGCCGGCTTGATTGCAATGGCCAAGGGTTATCGCTCGCCCATTAATGCCGGCAATTTTTAATTAAGCTAGGTGATTGAAAATTTAGAGGTAGCTTTTTCAGTCTATGCTAGCTTTCAGTGATTCGCTATCTTGATCAACTTAACTTAAAAGTGTTTCTGTAGAAACTTCTGGGACGCATGAGCAGTTCAGAGCCGGCCATTTACTGTATTAATCCCGCTTGCGCGAATCCCCACAATTCCCTTGGGGGTCAAGTCTGTGCGAGTTGCCAAACGCCTCTGGTATATCGCTATCTTTGGGCTGTTGGCCCAGAAGCAGCGCAGATTGCCACCGGCCAAGTCATTCACAACCGCTACTCGGTGGTTGCACCGCAAATCTGGCTGGACACTCAGCCGGCAGCCTCACCCGATGTTCCCCAAGATTTGCCGGCGGCAATTCTCCCTTACCTGCATTTATATCCTCACCGGCTCCATGTTCCGGAGGTGTACGGGTTTGCCGAAGTTGGGGAGGGATCAGAGGCAACTCAGATTCTCTTGCTGGAAAATGTGCCGGTTGATCCAGTGGGAAACTTGTATCCTTCTGTGGTAGAAGCGTGGCCGGCTGCATCGGCGGTGCGCCAGGTTTACTGGCTGTGGCAAATTCTGCAACTTTGGACGCCTCTATCAGAACAGGGGGTGGCAGCGAGTCTGCTGGCTACAGATAACATTCGGGTTGAAGGTTGGCGGGTGTGGCTGCAGGAACTTTATCTCGATGACACCGGCACCGGCAAAACGAAGTCGCTGTCTAAGATGCGCTTAAAAGATTTGGGATACTATTGGTTGAGTTGGATTTCTGGAGCACAGCCGCAAGTTGCAGACCAACTTAAAGAGATTTGCGAGATGCTGCGGCGCGGTCAGGCCACGCTGGAAGATATCTTAGCCCAACTTAATCAGCTATTGCTAGAACAAGCAGCAGAGTTACCCTTACGTGTGCGGGTTGCCGGCGCTACAGATACCGGCCCCATCCGTGAACACAATGAAGATACCTGCTATCCCACAACAGCAGATGTAAAAGCACGAAACATTTCCTCCAATAACCAGTTAATTCCTCATTTTTTCGTGGTTTGTGATGGAGTTGGGGGTCATGAAGGGGGAGAAGTTGCCAGCCAGTTGGCGGTACATTCCCTGAAAGCGCTAGTACAGACTTTACTTGCAGATACGGCTGAAGCAGCAGATATCACGTCTCCCGATGTGGTGATGCAGCAACTCGAAGAAAGCATTCGGGTGATCAATAATACGATTGCCGCTCAGAATGACGCTCAGGGTCGCTCATCTCGGCAGCGCATGGGAACAACGCTGGTAATGGCTTTGCAGCTACCTCAAAAAATCAGGGCAGCAAGTGGGGTAGAGTTTGGCAATGCTCATGAGCTTTATATTGCTCATGTGGGAGATAGCCGCGCCTATTGGATCACCGGCGATTATTGTCAGCGACTGACTGTAGATGATGATGTATCGGTTCGGGAAGTTCGCTTGGGACGTTGTCTGTATCGGGAGGCGCTAGAGCGATCGGATGCCGGTGCGCTGACTCAAGCGCTGGGAACGCGGGATGCTGAGTTTCTGCGTCCGAACATCCGGCGGTTTATTGTTGAAGAAGATGGCTTGCTGCTGCTTTGTTCGGATGGCTTGAGTGATAATGACTGGGTGGAGCTAGCTTGGGCGAATTACGCGCCGGCAGTGCTTAAGGGTGAAATGCCTCTTGAGGCGGCAGTCCAGGCTTTGATTGATCTGGCGAATGATAAGAATGGTCATGATAATACATCGGTGGTTCTGGCTCACTGCCGGTTCTCTCCTGAACCGTTGGTACTTTTTGAGACGGTGCAAATCCCGACTTTAAACAAGCCGGTGGAGTCTGAACTTTCAGAGGCTTCTAAAGCGCTTCTTTATGATGAACCGGCAGCCGGTGAGCAAACTGTGTCAGTTCAAGCACAACCCCCGAAGCGTCAAAAAAGTTTGGTGAGTGTTGTAGTGCTGTTAGGCGTATTATTGGGAATCGGAGTTGTGGGGTTGTTTGCTTGGTCGCAACTTGATCGTCCGGGTTTTGATCGGCTGCGCGATGGACTTTTCCCTCCGGCGCAATCTCAATAAACTTTCTTGGGGCTGTTGAGATTTTTGTTTAAAAAACCACAAATAATTAAATATCGTGCCGGCAGATATAGACACAGATAGCGTTTACAATTGAAATATAAACTGTGATTTGCCTTCTAAAGAGGTCGCTTTAAACATCTCAACTAAAAAAAAAATATAAAGCACTTAGAAACGCTAGAAAATTAATATTTTATTTAAAATAAATTAACTGCTTATCTATAGCAATCCTATTTGAATTGTCAAAAATTGTATTGCGAACACCTTAAAAGCGACCTAAAGCGTAGGCAAACGAACTCAGAAAATCTCACGAATACTTTAGCCTTGCTATATATTTATTTCATCTAAAAATATCCTTTTTTATTTTTCAACTTTCTTAATTTGTAAATAGCTTAAATGCGTTTAAAGCATCTCATTTCTTTCAATTTGCAGTGCGTTCGCATAGCGTGTGCGTCAGCACAAACATCTTGCCCGTTTGCTGCCATCTGTACCAGTAAGATGCTCTAATATTTTTGTCACATCAGGGAGCAAGATACTCCCACTACAAATATTTTTACGAATGTAGGACGTTTTTATTTTATTAAAATTTACTTAAATACGGAACAGCTTGTAAATCTATAGTTACAGCCTCGCCATCATCACTAATAGAGAAATTCTGTCATACAAAGTGTGAATAACCCAACATTGCCGGCTCATAACCCAGGAACCTTGCACTCTGATGCAAATGTACCACCACAGCCGGCCTCGCACCCAAAAAAACCTCACTACATACCAAAAAAGCTTGACTTTTTAAGTAAATTATGTGTATTTGAAGAAACCCCCTAAAATGAGAAACCCTTGTGTCGGCAACACTTATTTAGTCATCCATATTGGATATAAAGAGAATAAGGTCATTTAATAATCCCCCAGAACCTAAGGGCACGGCCAGGGCACTTGCGCCCTCACAGCCGGCCCAGAAGTCCTAATATTTAAAAAGTCACCCTTGACATTTCGCCCAAAATCTCTCAAGTTGACTCTCTAGCCAAGCTGCTATCCAAAGAAGGTGCCATGTCAACCCTAGTTATCGTCGAATCTCCCACAAAAGCACGCACCATCCGTAATTACCTGCCTTCCACCTATCGCGTGGAAGCGTCAATGGGTCATGTGCGCGATCTCCCGTCGTCTGCCGAAGAAATTCCCGAAGCTGTCAAGGGAGAAAAATGGGCGCAGCTTGGGGTGAATGTGGAGTCCGACTTTGAACCCTTGTACGTTGTCCCCAAAGACAAAAAGAAAATAGTCAAGCAGCTCAAAGATGCACTGAAAGATGCGGATGAACTGATTTTGGCCACAGACGAAGACCGGGAAGGGGAAAGCATTAGCTGGCATTTGCTGCAATTGCTAAAACCAAAAGTGCCCACAAAGCGGATGGTATTTCACGAAATCACACAAGAGGCGATCCGCGAAGCCTTGAAAAACTGCCGCAACATTGATGAGCAGTTGGTACGCGCCCAAGAAACGCGGCGAATTTTAGACCGGCTTGTGGGATACACCCTTTCTCCCTTACTGTGGAAAAAAATTGCCTCAGGTTTGTCAGCAGGGCGAGTTCAGTCGGTTGCTGTGCGGCTTTTGGTGCAGCGGGAACGTCAGCGTCGCGCCTTCCGCCAAGGTAGCTACTGGGATCTCAAAGCGACTCTGACCCACGAAAAAACGCCTTTTGATGCCAAACTGGTCATGTTAGCCGGCACGAAGTTAGCCACCGGCAGCGATTTCGATGAAGCCACAGGTCAAATTATTGCCGGTCGGCGGGTGGTTTTGCTCAACGAAGCTGAGGCGAGAGCATTACAGGATAGATTATTCGGCAAAACCTGGACAGTTTCTAACTTAGAAGAACGCCCCGTTACCCGCAAGCCGGCCCCTCCGTTTACCACATCAACCCTGCAACAAGAAGCGAACCGCAAACTGCGGATGTCTGCCCGTGATACGATGCGAACCGCTCAAAGTCTGTACGAGCAAGGGTATATTACCTATATGCGAACCGACTCGGTGCATTTATCCGACCAGGCAATCACGGCGGCACGTAGTTGCGTCGAGCAAATGTATGGGAAGCAGTATCTCAGTCCGCAACCCCGGCAATATACGACGAAAAGCAAAGGTGCACAAGAAGCACACGAAGCCATTCGTCCTGCCGGCAGCAGTTTCCGTACCCCGCAACAAACTGGCTTAGCCGGTCGAGAACTGCAACTGTATGATCTGATTTGGAAACGCACCGTCGCCTCCCAAATGGCAGACTCGCGCCAAACTCATATCACCGTAGAAATGCAAGTCGAAGATGCCGGCTTTCGTTCTAGTGGCAAGCGCATCGACTTCCCCGGTTTCTTACGGGCTTATGTGGAAGGTTCCGACGATCCCGACGCCGCTATTGAAGATCAAGAAGTGATTCTGCCGGCCCTCAAAGTTGGAGATCGCCCCAAATGCCGCGATCTTGAAGCAATCGGTCACGAAACCCAGCCGCCGGCACGTTTCACGGAAGCTTCTTTGGTAAAAACCCTGGAAAGTGAAGGCATCGGGCGTCCCAGCACCTACGCCAGCATTATTGGCACCATTATTGATCGCGGCTATTCCCAACTCGTCAGCAACGCCCTCATTCCTACCTTCACAGCGTTTGCAGTCACCAGCTTGCTGGAAAAACACTTTCCCGAATTGGTAGACACCCGCTTTACCTCCCGCATGGAACAAACCTT encodes:
- the topA gene encoding type I DNA topoisomerase, translated to MSTLVIVESPTKARTIRNYLPSTYRVEASMGHVRDLPSSAEEIPEAVKGEKWAQLGVNVESDFEPLYVVPKDKKKIVKQLKDALKDADELILATDEDREGESISWHLLQLLKPKVPTKRMVFHEITQEAIREALKNCRNIDEQLVRAQETRRILDRLVGYTLSPLLWKKIASGLSAGRVQSVAVRLLVQRERQRRAFRQGSYWDLKATLTHEKTPFDAKLVMLAGTKLATGSDFDEATGQIIAGRRVVLLNEAEARALQDRLFGKTWTVSNLEERPVTRKPAPPFTTSTLQQEANRKLRMSARDTMRTAQSLYEQGYITYMRTDSVHLSDQAITAARSCVEQMYGKQYLSPQPRQYTTKSKGAQEAHEAIRPAGSSFRTPQQTGLAGRELQLYDLIWKRTVASQMADSRQTHITVEMQVEDAGFRSSGKRIDFPGFLRAYVEGSDDPDAAIEDQEVILPALKVGDRPKCRDLEAIGHETQPPARFTEASLVKTLESEGIGRPSTYASIIGTIIDRGYSQLVSNALIPTFTAFAVTSLLEKHFPELVDTRFTSRMEQTLDDISTGEAKWLPYLHEFFLGQKGLETQVKERENQIDPSEARTVELENLAAKVRIGRFGPYIEVENGNGPVTASIPKDLTPADLDPEKVEGLLRQKTEGPDEVGRHPLTGELIYLKIGTYGPYVELGEVSEENKKPKRASLPKGVKPEDVTLEMAVGLLSLPRTLGTHPETGGKIQASLGRFGPYVVHDQGKEGKDYRSLKAGDDVLTIEVKRALELLLEPKKGGRGTRSKTKAALRELGQHPADGEPVNVYDGPYGPYVKHGKTNASVPEDQSVDNLTLAEAVELLAAKASSGKSSSKSSGSKSSSATKTKAAGQKSTTRKTTRKKA